From a region of the Actinomycetota bacterium genome:
- a CDS encoding dihydrolipoamide acetyltransferase family protein, translating to MATPVQMPQMGESVVEGTILKWLKSEGDTIEMDDMLVEVSTDKVDTEIPSPVAGVLTKILAQEGDTVEVGTVICEVDESGEGAGTAGGSAQAEGPPQETTGEQVAGSENSATGASEIAGDAPVSADEIPDTPMPERPAAQADQPDGGEKTEPSRRASTATKAPERGGPPTRSGDGKPGQVLSPLVRRLAREHGVNLEEVEGTGQGGRVTKADVLGHAERQRTAPAAPQTPTAAPQQAKPAAAAPPVVRQSGEGTQVQPLSHIRRRIAEHMVKSLQTSARAWNAVEVDMENIAQLRKRVNPSFKEREGFSLTYTPFICRAVTDALAAHPLVNASVNEDLTEATLHSYVNLGIAVATDYGLIVPVIKGAEAMNVVGIARAIRDLAARARSKNLTPDEVGGSTFTITNPGPFGSYLSVPVINQPNVAILGTEAVEQRVAVVDGMIAIRHRMFLSMSWDHRLLDGSDAMEFLARLKQNLETWDFTNEVAPF from the coding sequence ATGGCCACGCCGGTCCAGATGCCCCAGATGGGCGAGTCGGTCGTCGAGGGGACGATCCTGAAGTGGCTCAAGTCCGAGGGCGACACGATCGAGATGGACGACATGCTCGTCGAGGTCTCCACGGACAAGGTCGACACCGAGATCCCGTCTCCCGTGGCGGGGGTGCTCACGAAGATCCTCGCCCAGGAGGGCGACACGGTCGAGGTGGGCACGGTGATCTGCGAGGTCGACGAGTCGGGCGAGGGAGCGGGCACCGCCGGAGGCAGCGCGCAGGCTGAGGGGCCCCCGCAGGAGACCACCGGCGAGCAGGTGGCGGGGTCGGAGAACAGCGCGACCGGCGCGAGCGAGATCGCCGGCGACGCCCCGGTCTCCGCGGACGAGATCCCCGACACCCCCATGCCGGAGCGTCCCGCCGCTCAGGCCGACCAGCCGGACGGAGGCGAGAAGACCGAGCCCAGCCGGCGGGCGTCCACCGCCACGAAGGCTCCCGAGCGGGGCGGACCTCCCACACGCAGCGGCGACGGCAAGCCCGGACAGGTTCTCTCCCCCCTCGTCCGCCGGCTCGCCCGTGAGCACGGCGTGAACCTCGAGGAGGTCGAAGGGACCGGACAGGGCGGGCGCGTCACGAAGGCGGACGTCCTCGGACACGCGGAGCGCCAGCGGACGGCGCCCGCGGCCCCGCAGACCCCGACCGCGGCGCCTCAGCAGGCGAAGCCGGCGGCCGCCGCGCCGCCCGTCGTGCGTCAGTCGGGCGAGGGCACCCAGGTGCAGCCGCTGTCTCACATCCGAAGGCGCATCGCCGAGCACATGGTGAAGTCGCTCCAGACCTCGGCTCGGGCGTGGAACGCGGTCGAGGTCGATATGGAGAACATCGCCCAGCTGCGCAAGCGGGTGAACCCCTCGTTCAAGGAGCGCGAGGGCTTCTCGCTCACCTACACGCCCTTCATCTGCCGGGCGGTCACCGATGCGCTCGCCGCGCACCCGCTCGTGAACGCGTCCGTGAACGAGGACCTGACCGAGGCGACCCTGCACAGCTACGTCAACCTGGGGATCGCCGTGGCCACCGACTACGGGCTCATCGTCCCGGTGATCAAGGGAGCCGAGGCGATGAACGTGGTCGGGATCGCGCGCGCCATCCGCGACCTGGCCGCGCGGGCCCGGTCGAAGAACCTGACCCCGGACGAGGTGGGCGGGTCGACCTTCACGATCACGAACCCCGGTCCCTTCGGGAGCTACCTCTCGGTCCCGGTGATCAACCAGCCGAACGTGGCCATCCTGGGGACGGAGGCGGTCGAGCAGCGGGTCGCCGTGGTGGACGGGATGATCGCCATCCGACACCGGATGTTCCTCTCGATGTCGTGGGACCACCGGCTGCTCGACGGCTCGGACGCGATGGAGTTCCTGGCTCGG